Proteins from a genomic interval of Rhizoctonia solani chromosome 12, complete sequence:
- a CDS encoding short chain dehydrogenase — MSSFTRPSISTLIVDLLSDSPVQKGVEQAAEEVVRIDTIVGNACILCHGTIIVARCRQDAKECHLWDTSVLGVLRLARTFFLRMHMASKKRGTFIAIGSVAAQL; from the coding sequence ATGTCCTCCTTTACACGACCATCCATTAGTACACTTATCGTGGATCTCCTATCCGATTCTCCCGTCCAAAAGGGTGTGGAACAGGCAGCTGAGGAAGTTGTGAGGATAGATACCATCGTTGGGAATGCTTGTATCCTCTGTCATGGTACGATAATTGTTGCCCGATGCAGACAAGATGCTAAAGAATGCCATTTATGGGATACCAGCGTTCTTGGCGTACTCCGATTGGCCCGAACTTTCTTCCTGCGTATGCATATGGCTTCAAAGAAGAGAGGAACATTTATTGCTATTGGTTCAGTCGCTGCCCAACTATAA
- a CDS encoding pectate lyase has translation MVYFSLPTIIAVSAFFAQSAIAVPSPSVDASGIYVKRAASCTFPSPSKTTSLSAPMSVKGTFDGGNVRYDRGKNACSGQKEGGDKDAVFLLENGATLKNVVIGANQAEGVHCKGSCNIYNVWFEDVCEDAITIRQTSGTTNIVGGGAKGASDKVVQHNGGGTVNISSYCVQDFGKLYRACGNCKTQYKRTVTITDVIASNGKLIAGINSNYGDVATIKNVKATSVKSMCDTFQGNDSGKEPPKLTSNKSNAKYA, from the exons ATGGTTTATTTCAGCCTCCCTACTATCATTGCTGTCTCTGCTTTCTTTGCTCAGAGCGCGATTGCTGTTCCCTCGCCTAGCGTTGACGCTAGTGGTATCTATGTCAAGCGTGCAGCAAGCTGCACTTTCCCCAGCCCTTCTAAGACCACGAGCTTGAGCGCTCCGATGTCGGTCAAGGGTACTTTTGACG GTGGCAATGTCCGCTATGACCGTGGCAAGAATGCTTGCTCCGGGCAGAAGGAGGGCGGAGACAAGGACGCTGTTTTCCTCCTCGAGAACGGTGCAACTCTCAA GAACGTGGTCATCGGTGCTAACCAAGCAGAGGGTGTCCACTGCAAGGGCTCTTGCAACATCTATAACGTCTGGTTCGAGGATGTATGCGAGGACGCTATCACAATTCGTCAGACCTCCGGTACTACCAACATTGTAGGCGGTGGTGCCAAGGGAGCGAGCGACAAGGTTGTGCAGCACAACGGTGGAGGAACCGTTAACATCTCGTCGTACTGCGTCCAGGACTTCGGCAAGCTGTACCGCGCCTGCGGCAACTGCAAGACCCAGTACAAGCGCACTGTGACCATTACCGATGTGATCGCAAGCAACGGTAAGCTCATCGCCGGAATTAACTCCAATTACGGCGATGTCGCGACCATCAAGAACGTGAAGGCGACCAGCGTGAAGTCGATGTGTGATACTTTCCAAGGCAACGACAGCGGAAAGGAGCCACCTAAGCTGACCTCGAACAAGTCCAACGCAAAGTACGCCTAA
- a CDS encoding proteasome activator pa28 beta subunit, translating into MVSVRLLCIALATVPGTLGAIVDLPAAIIGTYNVSFLMGAAPISFVQSPPDRVRARSRGKRGPPLLNFISFEEAKIQIPYVARIGSSPSKPFLFKRRIMVDNAINVAGSWIAFGLNTTLNKFIPANSSDSLSYDYEVEGVLKAKIQPATGSIPLSSFREAAGLPWFAEFVTCAQHFYNFTNPVQRLSGKSWTVELAEGITVPVEGIHTTVPFKIVGALGCDLYL; encoded by the exons ATGGTTTCAGTCCGTCTACTATGCATTGCCCTTGCAACAGTACCTGGTACCCTGGGTGCTATCGTGGATCTACCGGCTGCCATCATTGGCACGTACAATGTGTCATTTCTCATGGGAGCAGCCCCGATATCGTTTGTTCAAAGC CCACCCGATCGTGTTCGAGCTCGGTCGAGAGGCAAACGCGGGCCCCCGCTGTTGAACTTTATATCGTTCGA GGAAGCCAAGATTCAGATTCCGTATGTTGCTAGGATAGGAAGTTCACCGAGCAAGCCCTTCCTTTTCAAACGACGAATCATGGTCGACAACGCGATTAATGTTGCCGGCTCATGGATCGCTTTTGGCCTTAACACAACGCTCAACAAGTTCATTCCTGCGAATTCGTCGGACAGTCTGTCGTATGATTATGAAGTCGAGGGCGTGCTCAAGGCTAAGATTCAGCCTGCAACGGGCTCAATTCCTCTATCATCTTTCAGAGAGGCTGCTGGGTTGCCTTGGTTTGCAGAGTTTGTTACTTGTGCCCAGCACTTTTATAACTTTACGAACCCGGTCCAGCGACTTTCTGGCAAGTCAT GGACGGTCGAACTCGCGGAAGGCATAACGGTTCCAGTAGAAGGAATTCATACAACAGTCCCATTCAAAATCGTCGGAGCGCTTGGATGTGATTTGTATCTTTAA
- a CDS encoding proteasome activator pa28 beta subunit — protein sequence MPRHSSTTVDTAVAEQLKAFNDNVTKRAEEIVFKVFPQKILTLNQKIEQCSSNDSPLHVASTDGTTDTTVYSPPTEPEPPTKKRRHENGDSVTMGSVVELRALHDDLKNEYMELVNLCDKVKLWVNLTMPKIEDGDNFGVQIQEEVLNELHRAQDSGYNLRDAVSKSHHINRAKICSKILKYPHVEDYAIALQEHDEKQFYMALRNLIDLRNIYAVLTDVIHKNFQKIRAPKGNNGAAMY from the exons ATGCCTCGCCATTCGTCGACTACTGTCGACACCGCTGTAGCTGAGCAACTCAAG GCATTTAACGACAATGTTACGAAGCGAGCCGAGGAAATTGTATTCAAGGTGTTTCCACAAAAG ATCTT GACCCTCAATCAAAAAATAGAGCAATGTTCCAGTAATGACTCGCCTCTACATGTTGCCAGCACCGATGGCACCACCGATACCACTGTCTATTCGCCGCCAACCGAACCCGAGCCGCCGACGAAGAAACGTCGGCATGAGAATGGCGACTCTGTAACCATGGGTAGTGTTGTCGA GCTGCGGGCCCTACACGATGACTTGAAGAATGAGTACATGGAACTGGTCAATCTCTGT GATAAAGTTAAACTTTGGGTGAACCTTACGATGCCAAA AATCGAGGACGGCGACAACTTTGGCGTACAAATCCAAGAGG AGGTCCTCAACGAGCTCCATCGTGCTCAAGACTCAGGATATAACCTGCGAGACGCGGTTTCCAAGTCGCATCATATCAACCGGGCGAAAATATGCTCCAAGATTCTGAAATACCCTCATGTCGAAGACTATGCC ATCGCTCTCCAAGAGCACGATGAGAAACAATTCTACATGGCCCTTAGAAATTTGATAGACTTAAGAAACATCTACGCTGTCTTGACTGACGTTATTCACAAGAATTTTCAAAAG ATCCGCGCGCCGAAGGGCAACAATggtgctgctatgtactgA
- a CDS encoding short chain dehydrogenase has product MAAPPSSPVVLITGSSHGGIGYSLCETFAAKGCIVYASARRLETISSFTHPHIRPLIMDVTSDVSVHKAVEQIIEEAGRVDIVVANAGVPCHGPILDISIDDAQKALNTNVLGVLRLAQAVFPYMASRKRGTFITIGSVMGYNASPWAGMYAATKAAAHAITETLQMEAKALSPDIRVMLVVTGGVKSNIANNSTFVLPSTSLFQNYLPNIITRIQSSQTGPSMPTAEYAKGSSYGPI; this is encoded by the exons ATGGCAGCCCCACCTAGCTCTCCCGTAGTCCTCATTACAGGCTCCTCACATGGCGGAATCGGCTACTCACT TTGCGAAACATTTGCCGCCAAGGGATGCATAGTATATGCCTCTGCACGCCGCCTCGAAACTATTTCCTCATTCACCCATCCACACATTCGTCCCTTGATCATGGATGTAACATCCGATGTCTCTGTCCATAAGGCAGTTGAACAGATTATCGAGGAAGCCGGACGGGTGGATATTGTCGTTGCCAACGCTGGCGTCCCTTGCCATG GCCCGATCCTGGATATCTCTATCGACGATGCACAAAAGGCGCTAAATACCAACGTTCTTGGAGTACTACGACTCGCACAGGCGGTATTTCCCTACATGGCCTCACGAAAGAGAGGCACATTTATAACCATCGGCTCCGTTATGGGATATAAT GCATCCCCGTGGGCGGGAATGTACGCAGCTACCAAGGCAGCCGCACATGCTATCACCGAGACGTTGCAGATGGAAGCAAAAGCATTGAGCCCAGATATCAGAGTTATGCTCGTTGTCACGGGAGGAGTCAA ATCAAATATAGCAAACAACTCTACGTTCGTTCTCCCTTCAACATCCCTTTTTCAGAACTATCTCCCAAACATTATCACCCGCATTCAATCATCTCAAACAGGGCCCAGTATGCCTACTGCCGAGTATGCTAAAGGTTCGTCGTATGGACCGATCTAA